The Triticum urartu cultivar G1812 chromosome 5, Tu2.1, whole genome shotgun sequence genome contains the following window.
TGCATGCTTTTGTATTTTAATTGAAACTTAAAAATCGTAACCCTATACTGTGAACGGTGCGGGGATATGCTATACCTAAACTTGTACTCCTCTTGACCTGTTAAAGCTGATTGTCCCATGTTGTACAATGCTGAAAATTTGGAAGGGGCAAGAATTTGTGTTTCCATTAATGATATCCACCTTTTTTCATAGATGGGCACTGTACCCTCCAGGAAGAGTGCCTGGTGGTGTCACGGTACATGTAAgtgatgaggatggtgatgttgacaTTGAGACTCCAGCGTCTTTGCAGGTAATAACTTGTTACTGTTTTTGCTTTTCTCCAAACTTTGCCCCCATATCATTTCATATTATTTTGATCGTTTGCAGTGGTGGCTTGATATCTATCCTCATCTTGCTGAACACGAGAAACCACTGGAATGCACACAATTACCAGGAGAGACCATATTTGTTCCTAGTGGATGGTGGCATTGTGTTCTAAACCTTGAGACTACTGTCGCAGTTACACAAAACTTTGTCAATCAATCAAATTTTGAGCATGTATGTCTAGACATGGCACCTGGTCACTGTCACAAAGGAGTTTGTCGTGCTGGCTTACTTGCTGTTCCAGGAAAATCTATTAGAGATATTGAAAATCATCCGCCTGGAACAATGAGTGCATGGAACCACAATGACATGACTCGTGCAGAAAAAAGACTGAAAGGTTCAGGGTCCGGAAGAGCTTCAAACAGTGCAAATCAGTGTGCTTCATTTGAGTTCTCAGATGTCCATGAAAGTTTGGAGAACCAAGTTTTCTCGTATGATATAGGTTTCTTATCCCAATTTCTTGAGAAGGAAAAAGATCACTATACTTCTGTCTGGAGTCCTACTAATCCAATTGGCCAGAGAGAAGCAAGAGAATGGCTGCGAAGGCTATGGGTTCTTAAGCCTGAACTGAGAGGACTAATATGGAAGGTGATCTTTGTTCCATCATTTACATAAATTTTACTTTGTCAATTTTTATATGAAATACCATGTGGTTTATATATCTGTTTCTTGATAATGTTTTGTTCCTTGTGCCAACATATATGTCTGTTCCTGTAGGGTGCATGCCTAGCAATAAGTGTGGACAAATGGTATGCATGCTTAGAGGAAATAAGTGCATGCCATAGTTTACCACCACCGTCAGAGGATGAGAAGCTTCCTGTTGGCACAGGTAGCAACCCAGTAAGTATACAATTACTTTTACTTGCTGTCTCAGATTTACAACTGTCAATAAATAATTCTGTTGTGTTAGTATCATGTAATTCGTGTTGGTTTGAAATACTTACTCAACATGTTAGGGTTATTTCTCACAGAAATTGATTCGTGTAGAATATCCTGGTTTACTTGTTACTGCATCTGTGGTTTCTGCCTTGCAAGGTTGGTTCCGACTTTAGAAGATTTATAGATATACATACTTGCTCACTGCTATGCGCCAATGCCAAGACATTAAACATATCTGAGATTCTAAGATACTCCTATGATGCCAGTTAGTATCATATTGCGCTGCATATACACTCATTGTTGCATGGTATGTGAATATAACCTGTACCACAATTTTTCAGGTCTTCATTGTTTCTGACAATGTGATTAAAATCTATGCTGAAGGAGGCCTGGGTTATTCTGCCCATGGTTTAGGCACAGAGGTAATGTTGCATTGGTTCTGCAACTTAATAAAATTAAATGCAACACTCACGATATTGATCACTTTCCTGATGCAGCTTGAGTTCTATAATCTTCTGCGAAAAGTTGGCTCGCCTTTGATCAACCACGTCCCTGAGATCATTGCAAGTGGATTTCTTGTGTACGAAGATGGCGTCTACAGAACAGTCCCATGGGATGGAAAAGGAATGCCAGATGTTTTGGCTAAATACTATCCTCTGGAGCTTTCTTACACAAACAGCTGTTTTCCTCTTGGATTATGGAGCAAACAGCAGTTTGGAATGGATAGTTCCACTGAATGTTCAAACAAACCTATTTGGCCTTACATGGTTACGAGAAAATGCAAAGGGGATATCTTTGCTCGTGTGTAAGTTTTATTCATTTCTCAAGTGAAAATGGGAGTAATTACTTAATTAATTATGTAAATACGTGCTTACTGTTCTCTTCATTTTTCTTAGCCGTGATACATTGTCCAAGGCTGACCTTTTGAATCTGGCATCATCCTTGGGAGTTCAAATGCGAAATATCCATTTATTACCCCTTCCACATGGGGAACCATTACCCAAACCTGAAGACAATAATGTGAGAGACAGTGATCCACCTGAATGGAAACAAGTAATTTCTACTTTAAACGGAAGAAGGAATAATATAAAGAAGCACCTAGCTAACTGGTAAGTGAAAAACTTCTAAAGCAGGTTTATTTGGCTAGTTTTAATGAGTTTTACTAAAACAGGACATTTTGTTGCTCAGTTTTATTTTATCCAATAACTGTGGGTCTGCAAGTCAATTTTGTGTCCACAGACCACAGTCAGATGTAAAGTGATTAAGAAGATATTGTCAAATTATAGAATGGTTCACTTGCAACTTAAAATCCTCTACTAGGGTTACAAAAAAATTGTAGAGGCAGGCATCCAATAAATAACCATTACATTATTTATTGTTTTAATATTTCTTTTTTTACGGAATTTCTTTAAAATGATTCTTTGACGAAATTATTTTAACATTTCAACATTAGCAATATATAAGTAGCAATGACTATGCATTGATTTGGTATTGAGTTGTTTTAGCCAAAATGCTACAAGCCTACCATAAATCCATAATATTATATTTATATAGAATTCCATACGCTGCTTTATACCTCAACATTGTTTACATATCTGTGAAGGGGGGGTACTGTCCCAACAGTTTTAATTGAGAAGGCTGAAGAATATCTCCCTGCTGATATGAGCTCTCTAATCAAGTTTGTTAAGGTACTTTTTCAATTTCATCTTCTTCATATGCATCTGTGGTCAAACTTTGTGTTTAATGGTATGATTGGACAATCAGGATGACGATGGTGACTCAGTGTACACATTCCCTTGTTGGATACATTCAGATATTATGGACGATAACATTCTTACTCAGAGGTCCCTCACTGATGCCAAAAGCACTTGTGAGAGAGATCTGGAGAAACTGGATGCAATTAATATAATTGACTTCAGTGATCTGTCCATCGGTAAGCGGCCAGTTCACTTTGTTCCCTGGAAATCTGACATTGCTTTATTTGAACATTTAACAAAATAGTTTGCGTAATACTGGCATCTGAAACCGAAGATGGGATAACTATATATCTGTAAAAATGCTTAAATTGAGCTGCTCATATCTACCAGTCTGCACTGTGAAAACTTCTGTTAGATTGTAAATCAAAGTTTATATTTATTTGATCTTAATTTGATTGCGACCAAAAACTGTTTGTCGTAACAGGGGATCCTCTATGTGACTTGATTCCGCTGCACCTGGATGTTTTCCGTGGGGATATTG
Protein-coding sequences here:
- the LOC125508876 gene encoding F-box protein At1g78280-like isoform X3, translating into MKLKDYVSYMELQHDEDPLYIFDDKFGETTPALLEDYRVPHLFQEDLFGVLDYEQRPAFRWLIIGPERSGASWHVDPGLTSAWNTLLCGRKRWALYPPGRVPGGVTVHVSDEDGDVDIETPASLQWWLDIYPHLAEHEKPLECTQLPGETIFVPSGWWHCVLNLETTVAVTQNFVNQSNFEHVCLDMAPGHCHKGVCRAGLLAVPGKSIRDIENHPPGTMSAWNHNDMTRAEKRLKGSGSGRASNSANQCASFEFSDVHESLENQVFSYDIGFLSQFLEKEKDHYTSVWSPTNPIGQREAREWLRRLWVLKPELRGLIWKGACLAISVDKWYACLEEISACHSLPPPSEDEKLPVGTGSNPVFIVSDNVIKIYAEGGLGYSAHGLGTELEFYNLLRKVGSPLINHVPEIIASGFLVYEDGVYRTVPWDGKGMPDVLAKYYPLELSYTNSCFPLGLWSKQQFGMDSSTECSNKPIWPYMVTRKCKGDIFARVRDTLSKADLLNLASSLGVQMRNIHLLPLPHGEPLPKPEDNNVRDSDPPEWKQVISTLNGRRNNIKKHLANWGGTVPTVLIEKAEEYLPADMSSLIKFVKDDDGDSVYTFPCWIHSDIMDDNILTQRSLTDAKSTCERDLEKLDAINIIDFSDLSIGDPLCDLIPLHLDVFRGDIDLLREYLRSYQLPFLRGKSNNDIYKSVRNSKFSTASYRAMCYCMLHEDNVLAAIFGLWKELRAATSWEEVEHLVWDDLNRYQQSSPTLSS
- the LOC125508876 gene encoding F-box protein At1g78280-like isoform X1, with amino-acid sequence MKQYLKSFSLCSVMYILCNEEPLWMSKYLSVGGHLEYKGSWKKTTLSRLSLCSGNSELEQKARHFDGFNSLFLYRRWYRCFTTLTNYSFDNGHVERKDDLSLDHFHSQYDGKGPVLLGKLAETWPARTKWAIQQLVHDYGEVTFRISQRSPKKIIMKLKDYVSYMELQHDEDPLYIFDDKFGETTPALLEDYRVPHLFQEDLFGVLDYEQRPAFRWLIIGPERSGASWHVDPGLTSAWNTLLCGRKRWALYPPGRVPGGVTVHVSDEDGDVDIETPASLQWWLDIYPHLAEHEKPLECTQLPGETIFVPSGWWHCVLNLETTVAVTQNFVNQSNFEHVCLDMAPGHCHKGVCRAGLLAVPGKSIRDIENHPPGTMSAWNHNDMTRAEKRLKGSGSGRASNSANQCASFEFSDVHESLENQVFSYDIGFLSQFLEKEKDHYTSVWSPTNPIGQREAREWLRRLWVLKPELRGLIWKGACLAISVDKWYACLEEISACHSLPPPSEDEKLPVGTGSNPVFIVSDNVIKIYAEGGLGYSAHGLGTELEFYNLLRKVGSPLINHVPEIIASGFLVYEDGVYRTVPWDGKGMPDVLAKYYPLELSYTNSCFPLGLWSKQQFGMDSSTECSNKPIWPYMVTRKCKGDIFARVRDTLSKADLLNLASSLGVQMRNIHLLPLPHGEPLPKPEDNNVRDSDPPEWKQVISTLNGRRNNIKKHLANWGGTVPTVLIEKAEEYLPADMSSLIKFVKDDDGDSVYTFPCWIHSDIMDDNILTQRSLTDAKSTCERDLEKLDAINIIDFSDLSIGDPLCDLIPLHLDVFRGDIDLLREYLRSYQLPFLRGKSNNDIYKSVRNSKFSTASYRAMCYCMLHEDNVLAAIFGLWKELRAATSWEEVEHLVWDDLNRYQQSSPTLSS
- the LOC125508876 gene encoding F-box protein At1g78280-like isoform X2, with the protein product MKQYLKSFSLCSVMYILCNEEPLWMSKYLSVGGHLEYKGSWKKTTLSRLSLCSGNSELEQKARHFDGFNSLFLYRRWYRCFTTLTNYSFDNGHVERKDDLSLDHFHSQYDGKGPVLLGKLAETWPARTKWAIQQLVHDYGEVTFRISQRSPKKIIMKLKDYVSYMELQHDEDPLYIFDDKFGETTPALLEDYRVPHLFQEDLFGVLDYEQRPAFRWLIIGPERSGASWHVDPGLTSAWNTLLCGRKRWALYPPGRVPGGVTVHVSDEDGDVDIETPASLQWWLDIYPHLAEHEKPLECTQLPGETIFVPSGWWHCVLNLETTVAVTQNFVNQSNFEHVCLDMAPGHCHKGVCRAGLLAVPGKSIRDIENHPPGTMSAWNHNDMTRAEKRLKGSGSGRASNSANQCASFEFSDVHESLENQVFSYDIGFLSQFLEKEKDHYTSVWSPTNPIGQREAREWLRRLWVLKPELRGLIWKGACLAISVDKWYACLEEISACHSLPPPSEDEKLPVGTGSNPVFIVSDNVIKIYAEGGLGYSAHGLGTELEFYNLLRKVGSPLINHVPEIIASGFLVYEDGVYRTVPWDGKGMPDVLAKYYPLELSYTNSCFPLGLWSKQQFGMDSSTECSNKPIWPYMVTRKCKGDIFARVRDTLSKADLLNLASSLGVQMRNIHLLPLPHGEPLPKPEDNNVRDSDPPEWKQVISTLNGRRNNIKKHLANWGGTVPTVLIEKAEEYLPADMSSLIKFVKILWTITFLLRGPSLMPKALVREIWRNWMQLI